Proteins found in one Orcinus orca chromosome 11, mOrcOrc1.1, whole genome shotgun sequence genomic segment:
- the PRKAG1 gene encoding 5'-AMP-activated protein kinase subunit gamma-1 isoform X1, with translation MWIRSLEEIVTSSDNYSALENEHPQETPESNNSVYTSFMKSHRCYDLIPTSSKLVVFDTSLQVKKAFFALVTNGVRAAPLWDSKKQSFVGMLTITDFINILHRYYKSALVQIYELEEHKIETWREVYLQDSFKPLVCISPNASLFDAVSSLIRNKIHRLPVIDPESGNTLYILTHKRILKFLKLFITEFPKPEFMSKSLEELQIGTYANIAMVRTTTPVYVALGIFVQHRVSALPVVDEKGRVVDIYSKFDVINLAAEKTYNNLDVSVTKALQHRSHHFEGVLKCYLHETLETIINRLVEAEVHRLVVVDENDVVKGIVSLSDILQALVLTGGEKP, from the exons AGACTCCAGAATCCAACAATAGCGTGTATACTTCCTTCATGAAGTCTCATCGCTGCTATGACCTGATTCCCACAAGCTCAAAATTGGTTGTATTTGATACTTCCCTTCAG GTGAAGAAAGCTTTCTTTGCTTTGGTGACTAATGGTGTCCGAGCTGCCCCTTTGTGGGATAGTAAGAAGCAAAGTTTTGTGG GCATGCTGACCATCACTGATTTCATCAATATTCTGCACCGCTACTATAAATCAGCCCTG GTTCAGATCTATGAGCTAGAAGAACACAAGATAGAAACTTGGAGAG AGGTGTACCTACAGGACTCCTTTAAACCACTTGTCTGCATTTCTCCTAATGCCAG CTTGTTTGATGCTGTCTCTTCATTAATTCGAAACAAGATCCACAGGCTGCCAGTTATTGACCCGGAATCAGGCAACACCTTGTACATCCTTACCCACAAGCGCATCCTCAAATTCCTCAAGTTGTTT ATCACTGAGTTCCCCAAGCCAGAGTTCATGTCTAAGTCTCTGGAAGAGCTACAGATTGGCACCTATGCTAACATTGCTATGGTCCGCACTACTACCCCCGTCTACGTGGCTCTGGGCATCTTTGTACAGCACCGAGTCTCAGCCCTGCCAGTGGTGGATGAGAAAG GGCGTGTGGTGGACATCTACTCCAAGTTTGATGTTATC aatCTGGCAGCAGAGAAGACCTACAACAACCTAGATGTGTCAGTGACCAAAGCCCTGCAACATCGATCGCATCACTTTGAGGGTGTCCTCAAGTGCTACCTGCATGAGACTCTGGAAACCATCATCAACAGGCTGGTAGAAGCAGAG GTTCACCGACTTGTAGTGGTGGATGAGAATGATGTGGTCAAGGGAATTGTATCACTGTCTGACATCTTGCAGGCCCTGGTGCTCACAGGCGGAGAGAAGCCCTGA
- the PRKAG1 gene encoding 5'-AMP-activated protein kinase subunit gamma-1 isoform X3, producing the protein MKSHRCYDLIPTSSKLVVFDTSLQVKKAFFALVTNGVRAAPLWDSKKQSFVGMLTITDFINILHRYYKSALVQIYELEEHKIETWREVYLQDSFKPLVCISPNASLFDAVSSLIRNKIHRLPVIDPESGNTLYILTHKRILKFLKLFITEFPKPEFMSKSLEELQIGTYANIAMVRTTTPVYVALGIFVQHRVSALPVVDEKGRVVDIYSKFDVINLAAEKTYNNLDVSVTKALQHRSHHFEGVLKCYLHETLETIINRLVEAEVHRLVVVDENDVVKGIVSLSDILQALVLTGGEKP; encoded by the exons ATGAAGTCTCATCGCTGCTATGACCTGATTCCCACAAGCTCAAAATTGGTTGTATTTGATACTTCCCTTCAG GTGAAGAAAGCTTTCTTTGCTTTGGTGACTAATGGTGTCCGAGCTGCCCCTTTGTGGGATAGTAAGAAGCAAAGTTTTGTGG GCATGCTGACCATCACTGATTTCATCAATATTCTGCACCGCTACTATAAATCAGCCCTG GTTCAGATCTATGAGCTAGAAGAACACAAGATAGAAACTTGGAGAG AGGTGTACCTACAGGACTCCTTTAAACCACTTGTCTGCATTTCTCCTAATGCCAG CTTGTTTGATGCTGTCTCTTCATTAATTCGAAACAAGATCCACAGGCTGCCAGTTATTGACCCGGAATCAGGCAACACCTTGTACATCCTTACCCACAAGCGCATCCTCAAATTCCTCAAGTTGTTT ATCACTGAGTTCCCCAAGCCAGAGTTCATGTCTAAGTCTCTGGAAGAGCTACAGATTGGCACCTATGCTAACATTGCTATGGTCCGCACTACTACCCCCGTCTACGTGGCTCTGGGCATCTTTGTACAGCACCGAGTCTCAGCCCTGCCAGTGGTGGATGAGAAAG GGCGTGTGGTGGACATCTACTCCAAGTTTGATGTTATC aatCTGGCAGCAGAGAAGACCTACAACAACCTAGATGTGTCAGTGACCAAAGCCCTGCAACATCGATCGCATCACTTTGAGGGTGTCCTCAAGTGCTACCTGCATGAGACTCTGGAAACCATCATCAACAGGCTGGTAGAAGCAGAG GTTCACCGACTTGTAGTGGTGGATGAGAATGATGTGGTCAAGGGAATTGTATCACTGTCTGACATCTTGCAGGCCCTGGTGCTCACAGGCGGAGAGAAGCCCTGA
- the PRKAG1 gene encoding 5'-AMP-activated protein kinase subunit gamma-1 isoform X2: MEAVTSSDNYSALENEHPQETPESNNSVYTSFMKSHRCYDLIPTSSKLVVFDTSLQVKKAFFALVTNGVRAAPLWDSKKQSFVGMLTITDFINILHRYYKSALVQIYELEEHKIETWREVYLQDSFKPLVCISPNASLFDAVSSLIRNKIHRLPVIDPESGNTLYILTHKRILKFLKLFITEFPKPEFMSKSLEELQIGTYANIAMVRTTTPVYVALGIFVQHRVSALPVVDEKGRVVDIYSKFDVINLAAEKTYNNLDVSVTKALQHRSHHFEGVLKCYLHETLETIINRLVEAEVHRLVVVDENDVVKGIVSLSDILQALVLTGGEKP, translated from the exons AGACTCCAGAATCCAACAATAGCGTGTATACTTCCTTCATGAAGTCTCATCGCTGCTATGACCTGATTCCCACAAGCTCAAAATTGGTTGTATTTGATACTTCCCTTCAG GTGAAGAAAGCTTTCTTTGCTTTGGTGACTAATGGTGTCCGAGCTGCCCCTTTGTGGGATAGTAAGAAGCAAAGTTTTGTGG GCATGCTGACCATCACTGATTTCATCAATATTCTGCACCGCTACTATAAATCAGCCCTG GTTCAGATCTATGAGCTAGAAGAACACAAGATAGAAACTTGGAGAG AGGTGTACCTACAGGACTCCTTTAAACCACTTGTCTGCATTTCTCCTAATGCCAG CTTGTTTGATGCTGTCTCTTCATTAATTCGAAACAAGATCCACAGGCTGCCAGTTATTGACCCGGAATCAGGCAACACCTTGTACATCCTTACCCACAAGCGCATCCTCAAATTCCTCAAGTTGTTT ATCACTGAGTTCCCCAAGCCAGAGTTCATGTCTAAGTCTCTGGAAGAGCTACAGATTGGCACCTATGCTAACATTGCTATGGTCCGCACTACTACCCCCGTCTACGTGGCTCTGGGCATCTTTGTACAGCACCGAGTCTCAGCCCTGCCAGTGGTGGATGAGAAAG GGCGTGTGGTGGACATCTACTCCAAGTTTGATGTTATC aatCTGGCAGCAGAGAAGACCTACAACAACCTAGATGTGTCAGTGACCAAAGCCCTGCAACATCGATCGCATCACTTTGAGGGTGTCCTCAAGTGCTACCTGCATGAGACTCTGGAAACCATCATCAACAGGCTGGTAGAAGCAGAG GTTCACCGACTTGTAGTGGTGGATGAGAATGATGTGGTCAAGGGAATTGTATCACTGTCTGACATCTTGCAGGCCCTGGTGCTCACAGGCGGAGAGAAGCCCTGA
- the PRKAG1 gene encoding 5'-AMP-activated protein kinase subunit gamma-1 isoform X4, giving the protein MWIRSLEEIVTSSDNYSALENEHPQETPESNNSVYTSFMKSHRCYDLIPTSSKLVVFDTSLQVKKAFFALVTNGVRAAPLWDSKKQSFVGMLTITDFINILHRYYKSALVQIYELEEHKIETWREVYLQDSFKPLVCISPNARSLSSPSQSSCLSLWKSYRLAPMLTLLWSALLPPSTWLWASLYSTESQPCQWWMRKNLAAEKTYNNLDVSVTKALQHRSHHFEGVLKCYLHETLETIINRLVEAEVHRLVVVDENDVVKGIVSLSDILQALVLTGGEKP; this is encoded by the exons AGACTCCAGAATCCAACAATAGCGTGTATACTTCCTTCATGAAGTCTCATCGCTGCTATGACCTGATTCCCACAAGCTCAAAATTGGTTGTATTTGATACTTCCCTTCAG GTGAAGAAAGCTTTCTTTGCTTTGGTGACTAATGGTGTCCGAGCTGCCCCTTTGTGGGATAGTAAGAAGCAAAGTTTTGTGG GCATGCTGACCATCACTGATTTCATCAATATTCTGCACCGCTACTATAAATCAGCCCTG GTTCAGATCTATGAGCTAGAAGAACACAAGATAGAAACTTGGAGAG AGGTGTACCTACAGGACTCCTTTAAACCACTTGTCTGCATTTCTCCTAATGCCAG ATCACTGAGTTCCCCAAGCCAGAGTTCATGTCTAAGTCTCTGGAAGAGCTACAGATTGGCACCTATGCTAACATTGCTATGGTCCGCACTACTACCCCCGTCTACGTGGCTCTGGGCATCTTTGTACAGCACCGAGTCTCAGCCCTGCCAGTGGTGGATGAGAAAG aatCTGGCAGCAGAGAAGACCTACAACAACCTAGATGTGTCAGTGACCAAAGCCCTGCAACATCGATCGCATCACTTTGAGGGTGTCCTCAAGTGCTACCTGCATGAGACTCTGGAAACCATCATCAACAGGCTGGTAGAAGCAGAG GTTCACCGACTTGTAGTGGTGGATGAGAATGATGTGGTCAAGGGAATTGTATCACTGTCTGACATCTTGCAGGCCCTGGTGCTCACAGGCGGAGAGAAGCCCTGA